TCGTGTGCCTCGCCTCGTTACGTACGGGTTTACTATTTTTGTGCGCGTATTTAAGGTTTTTGTATGACCAGGGAAGAGAAGGCGCGGAAGCCGGAAGCGGTACGCATGAGCGATCTGGCAGAACAGGTAGAGCGGAAGGAACTGCAGCAGTACATGATCGAGACGCTCACCACACTGATCTCGTTTCCCACGTTCGTGCCGCCGGGCAAGCACTATGACGAGATCGTCGACTGGCTGAGCTCGGTGCTCGCAGGGTTTGGATTCGCCTGCGAACGTATCGATATGCCTGAAGAACTCGTCAAAGCGCGGCTCAAGGATGCGGATCTGCGTGGCGTGCGGGCGAATCTGCTCGCCACGAAAGCGTCTGCCGCGCGGGAGAGCGTTGATCTCTACACGCATCTGGATGTGGTGCCTGCGGGTGAGGGCTGGAGTACACCGCCGTTTGAGCCAGTGCTCAAAGACGGTAAGATCTTCGGCCGCGGCGTTGCTGATCCGAAGGGGAATGTTGCAGCACTGCTCACCGCGTTGCACATTATGAAGGAGCAGGGACTCGAGAGCAGGTACTCGCTACGTGTTCTACTGACAACGGACGAGGAGCTCGGGTTGTATTCTGGCTTGTGCTACTTCGCCGATGAAGGTCTCCTGCAGGGCGACTATCTGCTCTGTATGGATACGGATAATGAAGGGATCTGCGTGGCGACGAACGGCGTGCTCAACTGGGAGCTCAGGGTACACGGAAGATCGAGCCATAGCTCGAACCCCTTCCTCGGCATTAATGCGGTCGAACAGGCCGCGCTCGTCGTTCATGAGTTACAGGCACTGAAAGGAACGATTGAGCGCCGGGAGTCGGCAGTACCCTGCAGTCCGGAGATCACGAACCTGACCGGCCAGCAGCATATCAAGCCGGTTTTTAACGTCACCATGATCCACGGCGGGGTGAAGGAGAATCTGATACCACCAAGCTGCAGGATACGTGGCGATCGGCGGTATATCCCCGAGGAATCGGCAGACAACGTGCTAAAGGAGTTTGAAGACGCGGTAGCGGCCATTAAAGCCGAACACCGTATTAACCTGGATCTGACGCCGAAGCCCGGATTTCCGCCCATGTTCACCGATCCGAGCCACGAATGGGTGAGTCGGGTGCAGGCCGCAGCGTCGGACGCATTCGGCGTTCCGAAAGGGATTAATGGCGTTCAGGGTGGGTTAGACGTGGGCTATGCCGTTCAGCAGTCACAGCAGCCGGTGTGCTCATTCGGGGTCTGGCGGTCCACTGAGAGCAACATACACGGGCCCGACGAAAATGTTCGGATTAGCGATCTAACGAACTACGTGAAGTTCCTGCTTCGACTGCTGACCTGACAGGACTAGACGCAATCAATTCCCCGTCGTATCGCGGAAGGTGAGGTGCAAGGACGGATGGGGCAGGAAGGAGCGAGCCATCGGCCG
This genomic stretch from Methanomicrobia archaeon harbors:
- a CDS encoding M20 family peptidase, encoding MTREEKARKPEAVRMSDLAEQVERKELQQYMIETLTTLISFPTFVPPGKHYDEIVDWLSSVLAGFGFACERIDMPEELVKARLKDADLRGVRANLLATKASAARESVDLYTHLDVVPAGEGWSTPPFEPVLKDGKIFGRGVADPKGNVAALLTALHIMKEQGLESRYSLRVLLTTDEELGLYSGLCYFADEGLLQGDYLLCMDTDNEGICVATNGVLNWELRVHGRSSHSSNPFLGINAVEQAALVVHELQALKGTIERRESAVPCSPEITNLTGQQHIKPVFNVTMIHGGVKENLIPPSCRIRGDRRYIPEESADNVLKEFEDAVAAIKAEHRINLDLTPKPGFPPMFTDPSHEWVSRVQAAASDAFGVPKGINGVQGGLDVGYAVQQSQQPVCSFGVWRSTESNIHGPDENVRISDLTNYVKFLLRLLT